CTCTCTGCAGAAAAACTGCTCCGGTTCCCCATCGCAGTAAATCATGTCACTTGGCTACATCCTGTCTGTTCTCAACTTCTCACCGGCCTGAAGGCGATAAACAGCCCTGCTGCCTTATTGGAAACAGATGTTGTgaatgggagaaagagagagatgtagaggaggaggagggaagaaaagtaATGGATGAAGGTAGAAATGCTTGGAAGAGTTGGTAGCTAAGGCCTAATGAGATCAATCTGAATGCTACTGGTTTCAGGTCAGAGGCAAAGCCGAATTCCTGCCAATACATTCTGGTCTGATTTctgaaaagtttgacatttggcGCGATCAGATCAGTGTGAACAAGCCACATGTGTGTCAAGTAGCTTGACTGGAATAAAAAGATTTGAACCCTTTAACTAAGCTTGACATACACGTCCAGATTCACCTTCactgctgtttgctttgttcTGCTTGGCCTTTCATGCTTGAGGAACTGGTGTTATCAGTGTCAACATCTGTCTGAGCACCCATGTATTAATGCGGTATACTGCACATAAATGTCCGGGTATAACCTTGggttttcatgtcatttcctgGACTGCTTTGAATGTTTTTACTTGCACTATAATTTTGGAAGAGAACTGTGTTTACCCAGCTTCAAATGGCATTGCTCTAAAACCGAATTAAGGTGTAAACACTTTACATGTAACTGTAAATCCTTCAGCATCATATTGGTGAAAGTACGCCTTCCCCTGCAGCCTTGTTTAGATAAATCAGCCAAACTGGCAATTTTGAGAGTACTTTGCTTCTAAAATGGGTGTATTTGAGTTCATCTGTTTAAACACACTGATTGGTGATGGACTATGATCTCCATGTACTCTCAAACTGCTCATTCCACCTTTAAAACAGCTTGAAGCAGTTTACTATTGTGCCCTTTGTTTCATTGCAGGAGATAAATATTGATCTTGAGCTCAACCAGATCACCTGGTTGAATAAAGCttataaaacacaagaaatgtgCAAAACCCTGCACTTCCTGCAACATGCACCCACATCTACACAACAGCAACTGTCTTTCGTGTTACAACCTTGTCCAGATTGCTTAATAATCCACAGCGAGAGAGCGGATCACTCCCTCTTAATCCAATCAACACACGCTCTCACATGAGGAGTTGACGTGGGGAGGATGAGGTGAGTGTTTACGCTGAACTACAGTCAGGAAAGCtcacattttacctttttaataGAGGAGACTTTTGCCTGAAAATATCCCAAATGACTCACCATGAATCTGCACTTCTACAGGTGTGAGGTTTTGAGAATAATCAGGTGAGACTCACATTAAAACAGGTGAAACACTTCAGGAAAGGTCTGGAAAGCATATGCAGTAATCTGCATAGTTTGTCAAGAGCTTGCTCCTGTCTTAATCTGTAAAGGCTGTTAACACTGTCCTGACCAGtgcaacacacccacacaaagaaatcaaacaatcaCTGCACCAGACTACATGCATTTTTTGTTGGATTTTCCTGCTTCTGGCACAGTTTGACATTAATCAGTTTAAAAGAAGCAAACGACACATGGAGGtactcacacacagtgttacAGCTACAGATAGTCGTGAACGAGCGCGCCGGCACGCTCAATTTGAAAGGCGCAAAAGGAAAAGTGATAATGTTGGTATTAACTGACAAAAAGGGTGCAAGAAATTAAGAATGAAACAGGGAAAGTTAACAGACGGTTACACTTTTCATTTGAGCCTTTAAACTGATTAGCAGACATGCCAATGAGAGTCAACGACACCGCATCACACGCAGCGCACGCAGTCAGAAAAGGTCCCTGCAGCTTTTGGAGGACAGCATCCAAATATGaagaaaccaacaaaaaaaaaaggaatctaAAAGTGACCCAGATTCTTGTCCAAGTGTTGAAACGAAAGTAAGAAGTTGCGGTAAAATGCAGGAAATAGTTGACCTACCCATTTTATCTGCAGTGGAAACTGGCCCTGAGACAGAAAGTGACCCGACTCCCAGATGATGTCCACAGGTTGTTTGAAGGGGGGCTGCATGCAAACAACTGGACGTCCCGTTGTGGGATCGGGGGGGCGGGTGGAGGGTGAGGCGTGGCGTCACGGCCGGGGCTGCAAATGGATCAGACTTCATTAATCCAAAACACACTGCCACGGGAGTCCTTTTTGGCTCTCCAGGCGTTATtagataaaaaggaaagaattaaaaagcaaaaacacgaatgtttttatgtaaaggAGTCAAACGGCAGTGAGGAGCAGTGTTATTTATCTTTTCCATTTCCACGTGATATTCTCAATCAGTTAGTGATACCATATTATAATTTCCTACAGTTTGAGCATTGACCTACCAACAAATCTAATTAAGCTCACACGGCATGCAGACTTTCCCTAATGAGTatgaattattgttttcatacaaTAAACTGAATAATAACAGAACAGGAAGTCCTTGTGGAAAGTTACcgggtacatttactcaagtatcaTGCAGTACAACACTTCAttgggaaatattgtactttttacgcCACTTCTTTAATTGGCAGCCATagtttaatttgaatattttaagcATGTTGTGCTTTTGAATGGAGGAatttttacattgttgcatTGGTACTTTTTCTTAATTAGTACCACTATTCACTGCACCAATGTTATACTGATACCAGAAAACTTACAAATGAATACTGAACATACTGACTGAACACGGTTGATATAGTGAGAGATTTCAGGTCCCTGCAGGAAAACCTTCGTGTGGGATCAGAATTGTTTGAATCTAGTAATCgagtgtaaaaatgctgaattaaaacaatattttggaTGTTGAAATGAAGCTTAATAGCAGTTAAGAGCCAGACTCTCATTACAGAGAGGTAACCAAGAAATCACTACTGACGAAGCAGGTTTTATCCAGACATAAAACACTTTattataaacattattttaaaacacacatccctcagtctaaaaaaaaaggggtgCAGGGATAAAAGAGAATAGTCAACGTCCCTCCTGAGAAACCACATGAGCGGCTTTGAGCCCGATGAAATGTCAGAATCAGAGAGGCACAGTTTagaagcaacaacaacaaaatcactCTTCGTGTATGTTGAAAAGTAGAATATCAGAAGCAGCCATGCGGGAATGCTTCTAAATTTGAACAAGAGGAAGGGGgctggaaatgtttttgtggtTAAACCAAGTTGACAGGCATAAGAGGAGCTACTGCAGCATGTAACATCACCGGGCTGGAgggtaaacaaaaacagattagGAGGAAACACGCAGGCACATGTTGTTTGAATGTATTTACATCACCTACGGGGGCAATTCTACTGTACCTCTGACCCTCAACTGACACtcgtttttattatttgtgctGAAATCAAGAGACAGAAACTATGGTGACAAGTAAAACTAGGCAGTCTCTTGGATAAAGGGCAGTGCTGCATGCTTGATCCTGAGTTAAAAATAACTTATGTAAAAGTGTaaagccacaaaaaaacattatgtgCAGCATCAAAATCATAAGTTTTCatctggagcagcagctgacagGTTGGCGACAGTCGCGTCTGGCTGAGCAGAAGCTCAGCTAAtttatgcaacttttttttgtgcttaAAATAACTTTCAACCCTCAGCTAACCCAAACCATTAGCTGTAACATTAGAGTCGACAGCCACGATCCATTACATGACAAAGCTGCCGTCTCAGAGAGATCAGAGCAGGGATTTCCTCCAAATCAAACAGTTTGCAGCTCTGCTCGCAGCCGTCACAGCTTCAGGGGGATAACGGGCCAATACTTGGGCTGTTTGAGGTCACAGTTCCTGTCGAAAGTGAGCTGCATTGCCGTCTCCATGGCCAGGATCTTGGCCGAGTCCTCGCCATACAGCTTCTTCATCTCGGCTCCTCGTCTCTCACCAGGTCGCTCGAAGGGTGGAGCCGCGCTGCTTCGCCAGGAGACGACGTGCAGGTCCTGGTCGGCCGGCACGTAGCGCTCATGCTCCTCGgcctccatctgctgctgcttctctgcaaGGACAGATTATTTTCAGACGCATAGCAGGCGGTCTCTTCACTTTATACTAATACTATGATGTCTGATCAAGTGACGGAGATGGGAGACGTTTGGAGACACTCCTCTTTAACTTCCTCAACACCTACACCCCCTGCTCTCTTactcagctcctctctgtgcttctctGTCTGGGCGAAATACTGCCGAAGCTCCTCGCTGATCTCCATGTTGCTGACGTCGCACTCGATCTCGCTGTCCGAGCTGCTCTCCTCGTCCCCATCCCCTCCGTCTTTGCTGCCTCCCTCTCCGGCGTGCCAGTCTGCATAGCGCCGGCGGCCGCCTGGGTGAGTCTCCTGGCGGTAGCCGGGGCCGTACGCGGCCTCCAAGGCCTTTTGGTAGGCACGCCTGTGTCTCTGGTGCCAGGCCATAGCCTGCCGGTAGTGCTGCCAGTAGCGGCTGTACACCGGGCTGGAAAACCTGGACATCACAGAGCTTATGTCCTCCTGCCAATGAGAAGAATCAGTCCAGTTTCATGTTATTCACTGTTACACTTTTTGATTGTTTCCTGGTTTTGAAGTAATTTAAAAAGGTGTGCTGGGCACTtctgtaaaaagaaaacctgtATTTCACTCTAAAGCTTTAATGTGTCACTTCCTGCGGACATAACTCTGTTTACACCAGAGTTTAATGTCATTTAAGGTTAAAATAATAGGGATATAACATCATG
This genomic window from Enoplosus armatus isolate fEnoArm2 chromosome 24, fEnoArm2.hap1, whole genome shotgun sequence contains:
- the gemin8 gene encoding gem-associated protein 8 codes for the protein MEDISSVMSRFSSPVYSRYWQHYRQAMAWHQRHRRAYQKALEAAYGPGYRQETHPGGRRRYADWHAGEGGSKDGGDGDEESSSDSEIECDVSNMEISEELRQYFAQTEKHREELKKQQQMEAEEHERYVPADQDLHVVSWRSSAAPPFERPGERRGAEMKKLYGEDSAKILAMETAMQLTFDRNCDLKQPKYWPVIPLKL